The Rhizobiaceae bacterium genome contains the following window.
GACAGCGTTGGGCAACCGGAAGAGGCTTGCAATCGTAGGGCATCTTCTTGACGAGGAAATGTCAGTCAACGAAATCGCGGAGCAGGTATCGCTAAGTCAATCGGCACTGTCACAGCATCTTGCCAAGCTTCGCGGATTGAACCTGGTGCAAACGCGCCGTGACCGGCAGATGATCTATTATTCCTGCAACTCTGAAGAAGTGCGCAAGATCTACAACACGCTGAACGACATATTCGGCGAAATGTAGCCAGGACACCCTCCAATGCAGATGGACCGGCCCTGTGTGGCCGGCTTATCTGTTTCTGAATGACGCTGATTCCAATAGACGACCCCGACGACCCGCGCATCGCTCCATATCGCGACATCAGGGAGCGTGATCTTGTCGGGCGCGAGGAGCGCTTCGTCGCCGAAGGCAAGGTCGTTCTTGGCATCCTCCTGCAATCGAATCGATTCCTGACTGAATCCGTCCTCTTGCTCGACCGTCGCGTGCCGCTGGTCGAAGAACAGCTTCGCGCCCGCCCGGACGTGCCGGCCTTTTGCGTCGACGCTGCGCTGATGGACCGGATCGCCGGGTTCAACGTCCATCGCGGCATCCTGGCAATCGGCAGGCGCCGACCGCTGGAAAGCGCGCAGGAGCTAGCAAGCGGCCTGCCGGACCAGGCCATGGCGGTGGTCTGCGTCGGCATATCCAACCACGACAATATCGGCTCGATCTTCCGCAATGCCGCGGCATTCGGGGCCGGAGCGGTCTTTCTCGACGGGACCTGCTGCGATCCGCTGTATCGAAAGGCGCTGCGCGTCTCGGTCGGCGCGGTGCTGAAGGTGCCTTATGCGCGCTTCGAAAGCCTCGATGCGATGCGCGACATGCTGGATGCGCAGCGCTTCCGACAGTTTGCGCTTTCCCCCGGCGGCGACACGGATATTGGCTCGGTCGCAAATGGCGGGCGCGTGGCGCTCTATGTCGGGGCGGAGGGACCGGGCCTGCCCCAATCGATCCTGCAAAGGGTCCAGACGGTGCGCATTCCGATCAGCCGCGATTTCGACAGCCTGAATGCCGCAGCGGCTACCGCCATCGCGCTGCACCGCTTCGCCGACTTATGAGGACCGCGCTGCCTCACGGCTGACACGGCGTATACGGTCCTCAAGGCTTGGCGGCGGCTCGACCGTGCGGTCGGGAAACTTGGGAGCCTGCTTGTCCAGCGCCCGCAGGATCGGCTCGCGCTGACCCTCACGCGATGCGGTCAGCACGACGACGCGCGCCGCAAGATCGTGCATGGTTTCGCGCAGCCTTGCCTCGCTGCCTTCCAGCCGCCCCTGCAACTCCTCCAGTTCGGAAACGAGCTGGAGGTTTTCCTTTTGCAGTTCGACGACCTTCAGATCGTCCGAGACGGATTCGCGCGTGCGCGCCTTGAGGCGCGCGATTTCACGCTCGCGGCGGGTGATCTTGTCATCCCGGTCGCTGATCTCCGCAACGGACCTGTCGAGCTTTTCCTGCAATTCGCGTACGCGCCTGCGCTCATATTCAATGCTGTCCGTCACGGATTTATCAGTCAGTTCCACGGTTTCGAGCTTCTTCACGGCGCGTGTGCGCTCGCGCCTCAGCTTTGCCATTTCCCGGCCCAGCCGCTCGATTTCCGTTTCATTCGCAAGGAGTTCCACGTGCCGCGCGGTCGAAGTCAGCTTCGCCTCCTCGTAAAGCTGGCCAAGTTGGCCCAGCTCCTCGATGCGGCCCGCGAGCGCGTTTTCGACCTCCTCGGCCTTGTGGGCGAATTGCTTCACAATGTCGTCGCGCGCCCTGATCTCGGCCTGAAACGTGTTCTTCAACTCTTCCAGTTCCGCGATCCGCGCCCGCAACTGATCGCGCTCGGTGGCAACCCGGTCGAGCTTGCGGCGCTGTCGCCCGAGGTCCACCGTTTGCGTCGACGATTTCGTTCTTGCGTCCGCAAGCTGCATTTCCACGCGCCGCAGCGCCATTGCATATTCCGCACGAAGCTGGTCGCGCGACGCCAGCATTTCCTCGCGCGTCAGCGGCAGCGACGCCTCGATGCCACGCCGGGTCAGCCGCACCGCCCTCTGCCAGACGGCAGGCAGCGCCAGCAACGCCACAAAGGTGGCGCAAAGGAAGCCGAGCACGAAGACAATGACGGACTGGATCACCTAAGCCTCATCGAACCGGATGCCATACCGGAATGGCCGTATGTGCCATCGAAAAAGGGCGAATCCAATCCTTTTCGGAATGCCCGATTGCTCAGAACGGGTTCCAGGTCGGGCGTTCGGTCACCTTGAGATAGCCGACATTGACGCCAAGGCGTGCGCCTACGCCCGTGCGGATCGGCACGAGCAGCACGTCGCCATGCTTCATCACGTTGAAGCCGACGCCGGCAACGACGTAGGCCGAGCCCGCGACGCCGCCAAACCTGTTGTAGAGGTTGTTGGTGTCGGTCATGTTGTACACCAGCATCATGGTGCGCGATCCCTGACCGCCGAAATCCAGCCCGATCGACGGCCCCTGCCAATAGAGGCGGTGGTCGCCCGCATTCTTGGTGTACAGCATGCCCTCGCCATAGGTGAGCCCGCCGATCCATGCGCCGGACCCTTCTTCGCCCAGCACATAGCCGTTCGGCAGGCCATAGGAAGCGAAGGCCTTTTCAACGACGCTGGCGAGCCCCCCGGAGGTCGCGCCGAAGAACCTGTGGCCCGAATCCACGATCTCCTGCATCGAATATTCGTTCGCAGCAAGCGCAGGCGCTGCCAGCGTCACGAGACCGGCGGCCGAAAGAATCAGCGCCGAACGGCGAGTCACTTTGTTGCGGTCCATATGTCCAATCTCCGTCGAGAAGCGCACGGCAGCACGGGAAAGGCGAGCTTGTCCGGCGAATGCGCCCATTGGATGAAAATTAACCGGAAAATCTTTTCCAATTGTTAACCCTGATCAAAGGTGAAACCCCTTTGATGCAGCGCCTATCTTCCCCTGCCTTCCTTGAACGGCGACTGAACGCTGTGTAACCAGAATTACTGACTAACGCCTGATTCGGACGACGCGTCGGGTCGCGCGGTAAAAAGCCTGTCCCAGCATGGAAGAATGAGCCTATGGCCGATCTTTTCAACCTGTCCGCAGCGGATCTCGCAGCGCTCCTTTGCAGCAGGGTGTGCCACGACATCATTTCGCCGGTCGGCGCCATAAACAACGGATTGGAACTACTCGATGAGGGCGGCGCCGACGAGGACGCGATGA
Protein-coding sequences here:
- a CDS encoding metalloregulator ArsR/SmtB family transcription factor; this translates as MLNKQKADVTGDAAKLLTALGNRKRLAIVGHLLDEEMSVNEIAEQVSLSQSALSQHLAKLRGLNLVQTRRDRQMIYYSCNSEEVRKIYNTLNDIFGEM
- a CDS encoding EipA family protein, encoding MDRNKVTRRSALILSAAGLVTLAAPALAANEYSMQEIVDSGHRFFGATSGGLASVVEKAFASYGLPNGYVLGEEGSGAWIGGLTYGEGMLYTKNAGDHRLYWQGPSIGLDFGGQGSRTMMLVYNMTDTNNLYNRFGGVAGSAYVVAGVGFNVMKHGDVLLVPIRTGVGARLGVNVGYLKVTERPTWNPF
- a CDS encoding RNA methyltransferase, giving the protein MTLIPIDDPDDPRIAPYRDIRERDLVGREERFVAEGKVVLGILLQSNRFLTESVLLLDRRVPLVEEQLRARPDVPAFCVDAALMDRIAGFNVHRGILAIGRRRPLESAQELASGLPDQAMAVVCVGISNHDNIGSIFRNAAAFGAGAVFLDGTCCDPLYRKALRVSVGAVLKVPYARFESLDAMRDMLDAQRFRQFALSPGGDTDIGSVANGGRVALYVGAEGPGLPQSILQRVQTVRIPISRDFDSLNAAAATAIALHRFADL